The DNA region CGGGCAACAGCACCGGTAACGGCGGTCTGGTGAACGGCTTCCTGCCGGGCCCGAACTCGCCGCTGAAGGGCGCCGGCGCGATCGTCGACGATCCGTTCTTCACCCCGGTTGATTACATTGGCGCCTTCCGCGACGCCGATGACGACTGGACCGCCGGCTGGACCTACGGCGTCCGCCGCAACTGATCCTGCGGCCAACCGTGGACCGACGGGGCGCCTCTGGGCGCCCCGTCTGCGTTTGCGCACCGACACACCGGCCCCGGACCGTGCCGGGCAAGTGCCAGAAGCGACGTCGAGGTCCTTCGCGTGCTGCCTGGTTTCGTTCCGGGGCATGCGGGGCCGTTCGGACCCGCTTCAGGTCGCTAAAGCCAGCCGCGCGCCGCCAGCGACACCGGCTCGCCGTCGCCGATCACCAGGTGGTCGAGCACGCGCACCTCGACCAGGGCCAGGGCGTCGGCCAGGCGACGGGTGATCAGGCGGTCGGCGTCGCTGGGCTCGGCGACGCCGGACGGGTGGTTGTGCGCCAGGATCACCGCTGCGGCATTGTGCGCCAGGGCCCGGCGCACCACCTCCCGCGGATGCACGGCGGCGCCGTCGATGCTGCCGCGGAACAGCTCCTCGCAGGCGATCGGCCGGTGCCGGGTATCCAGGAACAGCACCGCGAACACCTCGTACGGGTAGTCGCGCAGACGCGCCTTCAGGTAGCGCCCGCTGTGCCCGGGATCGAGCAGCGCCGGTCCGCGGCGCAGGTCCTCGCCCAGATGCCGGCGCGCCAGCTCGAGACAGGCCAGCAGCTTGCAGGCCTTGCCCTCGCCGATGCCGGGACTGGCCAGCAGGGTGTCGGGGGCGGCACCGAGCAGGCCGCGCAATCCGCCGAACCGCGCCAGCAGTTGCCGCGCCAGGCTCACCGCATCGACGCCGCGGATGCCGGTGCCCAGCAGGACGGCAAGCAGTTCGGCGTCGCCCAGGCTGTCTGGGCCGCGGCCGAGCAGCTTCTCGCGGGGACGTTCGGAGTCGGGCCAGTCGCCGATGCGCATGCCGGCACTGTCGCCGTTCGCGGCGGCCCGCGCATCGGATGCGGGCGCGTCATCGGCTAAGCTGGCGACCCGTCGTGACGCGGGAATTTTCCGACCAGCGGAGACCTTCGATGGCGCAATCCCTTGCAGGACGACGCATCCTGCTCGGCGTCAGTGGCGGCATCGCCGCCTACAAGGCGGCGGTCCTTGTGCGCGCGCTGCGCGAAGCAGGCGCCGCCGTGCGCGTGGTGATGACCGCCAACGCGCAACGGTTCGTGGGCGAGGCCACTTTCCAGGCGCTGAGCGGAGAACCGGTGCGCAGCAGCCTGTGGGACCCGCAGGCGGAGGCGGCCATGGGGCACATCGAGCTGGCCCGCTGGGCGGACACGCTGCTGGTGGCGCCGGCCAGCGCCGGCGTGCTCGCACGTCTGGCGCACGGCATGGCCGACGATCTGCTGACCACGCTGGCGCTCGCCAGCACCGCGCCGCTGGTGCTGGCCCCGGCGATGAACCAGGCCATGTGGGCGCACCCGGCGACCCGCGCCAACGTCGCCACCCTGCGCGCGCGCGGTGCCATCGTGCTGGGCCCGGACAGCGGCGACCAGGCCTGTGGCGAGCCCGGGCCGGGACGGATGCGGGAGCCCGAGCTGATCGTCGCCGCCCTGGCGACCTCCGACCAGCCAGGTGCCACCGCGCGGCTGGCCGGCCGGCACCTGGTGGTCAGTGCCGGCCCGACCCATGAGGATCTCGATCCGGTGCGTTTCCTGGGCAACCGCAGTTCCGGAAGGATGGGCTTCGCGGTGGCCGCCGCCGCCGCCGCGGCCGGTGCCCGGGTCACGCTGGTGGCGGGCCCGGTGGCGCTGGCGACGCCCGCAGGCGTCGATCGCATCGACGTCCGCAGCGCAGCGCAGATGGCGGAGGCGGTCGGCACGGCCTGCATGGGTGCCGATGCCTACATCGGGGCGGCGGCGGTGGCCGACTACCGGCCGCTGCAGGTCGCGGCCGGCAAGATCAAGAAGGAGGCCGGCCGCCTCGAGCTGGTACTGGAACGAACGCCCGACATTCTGGCTGGCCTGGCGGGGCGGGCGCAGCGCCCCCTGCTGGTCGGCTTCGCGGCGGAAACCGGCGATCTTGACCGTTACGCGCGCGACAAGCTGGCCGCCAAGGACCTGGACCTGGTCGCCGGCAACCTGGTCGGCGACGGCCGCGGCTTCGAACGCGAGGACAACCACCTGGTCCTGTTCTTCCGCGATGGCCGGCGCCAGGACCTGGGCGAGGACGCCAAGGAGGCACTGGCGCGCCGGCTGGTCGTGGTGGTCGCCGATCTGCTGGAGGCCCGGGCCGGGAGCGAGCCATGACCGCGATCGCGCTGCGCATCCTCGATTCCCGGGTCGGCCGCGATTTCCCGTTGCCCGCCTACGCCACGCCGGGCAGCGCCGGCATGGACCTGCGCGCCTGCCTGGACGCGCCCCTGTCGCTGGCGCCCGGCGCCAGCGCCCTGGTCGCGACCGGCCTGGCCATCCACATCGCCGACCCCGGCCTGTGCGCGGTGATCCTGCCGCGCTCCGGCCTGGGCCACCGGCACGGCATCGTCCTTGGCAACCTGACCGGGCTGATCGATGCCGATTACCAGGGACCGCTGATGGTGTCGCTGTGGAACCGCTCCGACGCCGTCTACACCGTCGAGCCCGGCGAGCGGATCGCCCAGCTCGTGGTGCTGCCGGTCCGGCAGGTGCGCTTCGACATCGTCGACGCCTTCGATGCCAGCGCCCGCGGCGAGGGCGGTTTCGGCCACACCGGCCGCGCCTGATTGCGCTTCTCCTCCCTTAACTCGCGAGCCTGAACGACCATGATCGATCCCAGCATCTTCCGCGCGTACGACATCCGCGGCGTCGTCGACCGCCAGCTGACCCGGGAGACCGCCTACATGGTCGGCCGGGCCCTCGGGTCCCAGGTGGTCGAACATGGCCTGGACAAGGTCTGCGTGGCGCGCGACGGCCGGCTGTCCGGACCGATGCTGTCGGCGGCCGTGATCCAGGGGCTGGTCGACTGCGGCCTGGAGGTGATCGACTGCGGCGCGGTGCCGACCCCGGTGCTGTACTTCGCCACCCACGAGTACGGGACCGGCAGCGGCATCATGGTCACCGGTTCCCACAACCCGCCCGACTACAACGGTTTCAAGGTGATGGTCGGTGGCGACACGCTGTCCGGGCCGGGCATCCAGGGCCTGCGTGAACGCATCGAGGCGACCGCCTTCGCCAGCGGCCGCGGCGGTGTGCACATGGTCGACCCGCTGCCGGCCTACGTGGCGCGCATCGCCCGCGACATCGCGCTGGAGCGGCCGCTGCACATCGTCGCCGACGCCGGCAACGGCATCGCCGGGATCGTCGCGCAGCGCCTGTACGAGTCGATCGGGGCGCGCGTCGAGCCGCTTTTCTGCGAGGTCGACGGCACCTTCCCCAACCACCATCCCGATCCGGGCGACCCCCACAACCTCCAGGACCTGATCGCCGAGGTGGCGCGCAGCGGCGCCGACCTGGGCCTGGCCTTCGATGGCGACGGCGACCGCCTCGGGGTGGTCACCGCCGACGGCGAGATCATCTACCCCGATCGCCTGCTGATGCTGTTCGCCCGCGATGTCCTGTCCAGGGTGCCGGGCGGAACCATCATCTACGACGTCAAGTGCACCGGCCACCTGGCAGGCGAGATCGCGCAGGCCGGCGGCCAGCCGATGATGTGGAAGACCGGCCACTCGCTTATCAAGTCGCGAATGCGGGAGGTGCAGGCGCCGCTGGCCGGAGAGATGAGCGGGCACTTCTTCTTCAAGGAGCGCTGGTACGGTTTCGACGATGGGCTGTACGCGGGTGCCCGGCTCCTGGAACTGCTGGCCAGGCGACCCGAATCCCCGAGCCGGGTCCTGGCCGGCCTGCCCAAGGGCGTCAGCACGCCTGAACTCAAGATCCCGATGGCCGAGGGCGAGCACTACGCATTCATCGCGCGCTTCATCGGCGTCGCGCAGTTCGAGGGCGCGAGGGTCAGCGACATCGACGGCATCCGCGCCGACTGGCCGGACGGTTGGGGCCTGGTGCGGTGTTCGAACACGACGCCCTGCCTGGTGCTGCGCTTCGATGCAGACAGCGAGACCGCGCTGGCGCGCATCCAGGCTGTGTTCCGGCAGCAGTTGCTGGCGCTCGATCCATCTTTGCACTTGCCCTTCTGAGGGTCTGGTTCGCGTCGCATCCCAGCCGCGCGCCCTCGCCAGGCCCGTCGACCGCCCGGCCGAGCGCGTGCCGCCGCTGGCAGGGCACCGCACGTCTCCCCTCAGTTGTGCGAGAGGGTCAGTTGTGCGAGAGGGCGGAACGCGTCCGCGGGTCCCGAGTCCGGGCCCAAGGCGCTTTCCCGCCCACCTGGGCGTCCCGATCGGCGCGGCGGTGTCCGGCCCCGGTCTGAAGCGGATTCCGCGTCCGCGGGCCGTCCTGTGTCTGTGCGACGGCTGCCAGGCTGAGGGCCGGGGACAGGGCCGCGGGCCGCCGTCCAGGGGCTTGCCGCCTGCCGCTCGCGGGCTGTAGTGTGCGGGAAATCACAATTTTCCCAGGCGGGCTGGTGCCACCGGTTGCGGTCGGCAGGGGCGTGGCCCGGGTCGACGGGGATGCCCATGGGTATGGCCAAGCGGCTGCTGCAGACCACGGCTCTGCTTTTCGGTCTGGGGGTGATGTCGTCCGGGCCGGCACGGGCCCAGGCGGACCCGACCCAGCTGCTTCCCGGATACGGCGAGGAGGGTGTCGAGGTCGACTTCAGCCGCGCGCTGGACGCCTTGTTGGGCCCGGACGACCCCTCCCGCGCCGAGGGCGGCGGCAGTCCCGACGACGAACGCTGGTCGGGCCTGTTCGGGCTGGGCCAGGGCTGCAACGGGCCGGTCCATGCGGCGCTTGTCGGTCCGGATGGCGATGTCTATCTCGGCGGTGCGTTCTCGGCCTGCGGCAACGTGCGCGCCGGGGGTGTCGTCCGCTTCGACCCGGGCCTGCACCGTTGGCATGCACTGGGGACTGGCGACGGCCAGGGCGTCGACGGCGAGGTCCATGCGCTGGCCCTCGATGAGGGGCGGCTGTACGTGGCCGGGCGGTTCCGCCAGGTCAATGCCGGTGCCCCGGTGGCGGCTTCCAACATCGCGCGCTGGGACGGCAGCACCTGGACTGCGCTCGGCTGGGGCAACGGCCAGGGCTTCAACGGACCGGTGTGGGCGCTGGCCGTTCACCAGGGCCGGCTGTTCGCCGGGGGCGACTTCACCCAGGCGAATGTCGGCGCCGCGATCCGCGCCAACCGGATCGCCCGCTGGGACGGTATCGCCTGGCAGGCGGTCGGCAACCGGTCCGGCAACGGCCTCGATGCCGCGGTCCATGCCCTGCTGTCCGATCGCGACGGATTGCTGGTCGGCGGTGCCTTCTCACGCGCGAATCTGGGCGCCGAGGTGCGTGCCTCGCGGGTGGCCCGATGGCATGAGGACGAGTGGCTGCCACTGGGCGACCCCGATCGCAACGGCGTCAACGGCACGGTTCGCGCGCTGGCGCGGGTCGGCAGTTCGATCTACCTCGGCGGCGGCTTCAGTAACGTGTACGACGAGGAGGGCGCGCCAGCACATGGCCTGGCGCGCTGGACCGGCCGCAGCATGCAGGCGGTCGGCCATGGCCTGGGCAACGGCCTGAACAACGCGGTGCTGGCGCTTGCCGTCGATGACGGGGTCCTGTACGTCGGTGGCCGCTTCACCCGCGCCAACATCGGCGAGGACGTCGACGCCATGCATCTGGCCGCCTGGGACGGCCGACAGTGGCGGTCGCTGGCCAGCGCCAACGGCACCGGTATGGATCGTCCCGTGCTCGCGCTCGCGGTGGCGCCTGCCGGGCTGGTGGTCGGCGGCGAGTTCGAACGCTCCTCGGGCGCCGGCGGCATGCCGGCCAGCCGCGTGGCCCTCTGGCGCGGCTTCTACGACGCCCTTGGCAGGGCCAGTGGCGGCATGGGCAGCGCCGGCAACATCCATGCCCTGATCATGTATCGGGGCATGCTGCACGCTGGCGGCGATTTCCGGGTGATCGGCGGGATCGCCGCGAACAACCTGGCGCGTTGGGACGGCAGCGCTTGGCAGGCGCTGGAATCCGCCGGCGGCAATGGTGTCGACGGTCCCGTGCACGCGCTGGCGGTATGGGACGACCGCTTGCACGTCGGCGGTCGCTTCGATCGGGCCGGCGGCCGGACCCGTGCCGACAACCTGGCGGCATGGGACGGCCATACCTGGTTCGCGGTCGGACAAGGTCAGGGGCAGGGAATGAACGACAGCGTGTACGCGCTGGCGGCTGGCGATGCCGGGCTGTATGTCGGAGGCCTGTTCACCCTGGCCAATATCGGCGAGTCGCTGCCCGTGGGCCGGGTCGCGCTATGGGACGGGGCGTCCTGGCACGCGCTGGGTTCGGAGGACGGCAATGGCATGGATACGGCCGTCTATGCGCTGGCGGTGGACGGCGAGGTGCTCTACGCAGGCGGCACCTTCAGGCAGGTCAACCATGGCGGCGCCGTGGTGCGGGCGAACCGGGTCGCGCGTTGGCAGGACGGCCGCTGGTCGAGCCTTGGAAACGGCGCGGGCAATGGTCTGGACAGTGCCGTGTACGCGCTGGCCTTTCATGGGGGCGAACTCTACGTTGGCGGGATGTTCTGGCAGGCCAATGTCGGCGAGCCGGTCGAGGCGCGCTACATCGCCCGGTGGGACGGCAGCCGCTGGCGGACGGTCGGCTCGGGTCTGGACAATCCTGTGCTTGCGCTTGCCGCCGGATCGGGGGAGCTGTTCGCCGCCGGCTTCTTCGGGCGGGCCAACCTGGCCTCGTTCATCCGTGTGAACCATGTCGCCCGCTGGAACGGTCGTTCCTGGTCCGGGCTGGGCAGCGGCACCGATCGGCCGGTCCGCGCGGTCCTTCCGGATGACGGGGGCGTGGTCTACGTGGCGGGCAGCTTCAGCCTGGCCGGTGGCCGGCCTTCGGAGCGCATCGCCCGATTCCAGGCGGTGCAGGAAGGCCAGGGTCAATCGTCGTCCGCGTCCGATGCACCTTCCAGCTCGGCGGTCAGCGCCCGATAACGCAACAGCTCCTCTTCCTGGCGCTGGATGCTGTCCACGTAGCGGCGCTGCAGCCGGTCCAGTTCCTCTCGTTGCTCGTCCAGCATCCGACGGGTCTCCTCGATGCGTTGCTGCACCGCCATGGGGACCGCCGCGCCCGCACTGACGCTCAGCGCGTGCGCCTCCTGCTCGGCCAGCGTGGTGGCCAGCTTGTCGATGTTCGCCCGCGCCATGGCGACGCCGTTGCGCAGCAGGGCCAGGCGTTCCTCCTGGGCGCGGCGCAGTTCGGACTCGTTTTCGTAGCTGGAGGCCAGCGCCCAGTCGCGGCGCGAGCCGGCCAGTCGTTCGGCCTGCTCGGCATCGACCTCGGCGGGCCGGGCGTCCAGATCGCCGACCCGGATCCCGGCCTCGTTCAGGATCTGCCGATTGCGCGCGTCGGGCGCCGCCGGCAGCCGGTCGCTGTAGTGGATGTTGCCGTCCGCGTCCTGCCACCGGTAGACCTTGCCCGACTGCTGCGCCCATGCCGAGGCACTCGCGGTCAGGGCAACGGCGATATGGAGGGCGATCGCCGATGCTGAGGATAGGGAAGGCCAGCGTGCCATCGGAGGTCCTCGCCCGTTCACGGCGGGTTGGCCGTCCGGGCCGTGTTGCCCGGTATCAGAAAAACGGGACCAGGGCGTCCCTGCCCTGGTTGCCCGGCCGGCGACGGCTTGGAACGCCGCCGGCCCTCCCGACGCGGCTCCTGCCGCGCCTGCCGGATCGCCTCCCACGATCCGGGCATTCTCGGGTTGCCCGCCTCAATGGGTGCCGGCAAGCTCCCGGAAACGACGCAGCTCGGCGTCCTGCATGTCGAGCGCGTCCTGGTGCCGGCGCTCCAGCCGCGACAGGTCATCGAGCTGCTCGGCCAGCATGCCCCGAGCCTGGTCCAGGGAGCGCGCCACCGCCGCGGGCACCGCCTGCCCCGCCTCGACCAGGCTGGAGGCATGGCGCTCGTGTTCCGTCACGGCGGCCTCCAGACGGCCGACGTTGCCGCGGGCGATCGCCAGGCTGCTCCTGAGCAGGCCCAGGCGCTCCTCGTGTGCCCGCCTCAGGTCGCCCTCATGCTGGAAGGTGACCATCAGCGCCACGTCGCGCTGGGCGCTTCTGAGCAGTTCCTGACGCTCCGCGGCAGCCTGGGCCGTGACCGGCGCCGGATCGAGGGTGTGGACCATCACCCCGTTGTGGTTCAGCTGGACCCGGTTCTGGGCCTCCTGGCCGCTCGGCAGACGGTCGCTGTAGTGCACGTTTCCGTGTTCGTCCTGCCATTTGTAGACGCGGCTGCTCTGGGCCGTCGCCGGCACGGCCAGCAGGGCCAGCAGGAGGAGGGTGAGGATGGGGGCGGAGGTGATGGTCTTCATGTCGACCATCCTGCAAAGTCCGTGCCAACCTGTTCCGTTTACAACTGTGTCGGAGTTCCCCACTTTGCCTGGTAGTCGGCCAGCGCCTTGCTCCGGCTGGCCCAGTCCGGGCGCTCGCGGGCCAGCGCCAGCAGGTCGGCCAGACCGGCGACCGCCAATACCGGCAACCCGAGGTCGCGGCGCACCTCCTCGGTGGCCGACAGCTGCGACTGCCCGCGCTCCTGGCGGTCGAGCGCCACCAGCACGCCGCAGGGCGTGGCCCCGGCGGCGCGGATCAGGGTCACCGCCTCGCGGATCGCGGTCCCGGCGGTGATCACGTCGTCCACCACCAGTACGCGGCCGCGCAGCGGCGCGCCGATCAGTTGGCCGCCCTCGCCGTGGCGCTTGGCCTCCTTGCGGTTGAACGCCACCGGGACATCGCGTCCGCCATCGCGCCACAACGCGATCGCCAGCGCGGTGGCCAACGGCAGGCCCTTGTAGGCGGGTCCAAACAACATGTCGAACGCCAGTCCGGCATCGGCCAGCGCCTGCGCGTAGCAGCGGCCCAGCACGTCCAGGGAGGCGCCGCCATCGAAACGGCCGGCATTGAAGAAATAGGGGCTGCTGCGCCCGGATTTCAGCGTGAACTCACCGAAGCGCAGCGCCTCGCAGGCGATCGCGGCGTCCAGGAAGCGGCGCTGGTGGTCCTTGAGCATGGGATCGCGGGAAAGTGTGGGACGGCAGTATGCCGCAGTCCCGCGCGGACAGCCGGCGCCGGGTGCACGTCCGCGCGATTGCGGTCATCATGCGCCACCGTCATCGCCGGACCGGTGCGTCCGCAACGAATTCCATGCGCATCGTCAGTTTCAACGCCAACGGCATCCGCTCCGCGGCCAACAAGGGATTCTGCGACTGGTTCCGCGACCAGGCCGCCGACGTCCTGTGCCTGCAGGAGACCAAGGCCCAGGAAGACCAGCTTGCCGACCCCCTGTTCCGGCCCGACGGCCACCACTGCTTCTACCGCGATGCCATCACCCGCAAGGGGTACAGCGGCGTGGCGATCTGGAGCCGCCGGCAACCGGACGAGGTGCTCACCAGCCTGGGCTGGGCGCCGTTCGACGACGAGGGCCGCTACATCGAGGCGCGCTTCGGCAACCTGAGCGTGGTCAGCTTCTACATCCCGTCGGGGTCCTCCGGTGAACTTCGCCAGGGCTTCAAGTACCAGGTCATGGCCTGGCTGCGGCCGATCCTGGACGGCTGGCTGCGCAGCGGTCGCGACTACGTGCTGTGCGGGGACTGGAACATCGTGCGCAGCGAGCTGGACATCCGCAACTGGCGCAGCAACCAGAAGAACTCCGGCTGCCTCCCCGAGGAACGGGCTTGGCTGAACGCGCTGTGCGCCGACGATCCGGACGACGCCGACGCCGGCGCGGGCCGAGGCTGGGTCGACAGCTACCGGGTGCTGCGTCCCGTGGGGCAGGACTACACTTGGTGGAGCAACCGCGGCGCCGCGCGCGCCAACGACGTCGGCTGGCGCATCGACTACCAGCTGGTCACGCCCTCGCTGCGCGGCCGGTTGCGCGACTGCACGATCGTCCGGGAACCGCGCTTCTCCGACCACGCGCCGTTCCTGGTGGACTACGCATGAGCGCGCTCTCGCGCTGGCGCGACCGCCTGCCGGCGGGATTGCGGCCCTACGCCGAGAGGGAGCCCCTGGCGGCCCTGATGCTGGGAATCTCCTCGGGGTTCCCCTACGCGATGATCGGCGCCACGCTGACCACCCGGCTGGCCCAGGACGGCATCGACAAGCGCAGCATCACGGCGTTCTCGCTGGCTTTCCTGGTCTACAACCTCAAGTTTCTCTGGGCGCCGCTGGTCGACGGCGTCCGCCTGCCGTTGCTGGGCAGGCTCGGCCAGCGTGTGTCCTGGCTGGTATTCGCAGGCGCCCTGGTGATGGCGGCCGTCGCCTGGCTGGCGCTGCTCGACCCCAGCGACGACCTGGCGCTGTTCGCGCTGGCCGCGGTGGCGGTCGGTGCCGCTGGCGCCACCTACGACATCGTGATCGACGCCTACCGCATCGAAACCCTGCAACCGCGCCAGCTCGGCGTCGGTTCCGGCATGTCGCAATACGGCTGGCGGATCGGCTCGGTGGCGGCCGGCTCGCTCGCACTCTACGTGGCGGCGCGCAGCGGCTGGGGTGTCGCCTACCTGCTGTGCGCCGCGTTCGCGGTTCCGGCGATGCTGACCGGCCTGCTGCTGGGCGAGCCGGTGCGCCACCGGCCGCTGTCCGGTCCGGGCGGGTTGGCTCAGGCATGGCAGGCCGTCACCGGTCCGCTGGTCGAGTTCTTCCGCCGACGCGGCGCGTTCCTGGTGCTGCTGTTCGTGCTGCTGCACAAGATCGGCGACACCCTGGCCAACCTCACCTTGCGCCTGCTGCTCAACGACCTCGGCTTCAGCAACGACGAGATCGCCACCTACGACGTCGGTTTCGGCTTCGTCGCGATGCTTGCCGGGATCTTCCTGGGCGGCGTGCTGTACGCGTCGATCGGCATGAAGCGTTCGGTGCTGATCGCCCTGGTGCTGATGGCGGTGTCCAACCTCAGCTTCGCCTGGCTGGCGGCGGTGGGCCACTCGAATGCGCTGCTGGCGTTCACGATCGGCTTCGAGAACCTCTCCAGCGGCATCGGCGGCGTGGTGGTGGTGGCCTACTTGTCGGCGCTGTGCAACCTGGCCTTCACCGCCACCCAGTTTGCGCTGCTGTCGGCCGCGGCCAGCGTGGTCGGCCGCTTGCTGACCGGGACCACCGCCGGAGCGCTCATCGAGCTGCTCGGCTACGTGCAGTTCTACCTGCTCACCACGGTGGTGGCGCTGCCAGGCGTGCTGCTCTACCTGTTCATGCTGCGAGCCGGCCTGATCGAAGAGTCGCTGGGCAATGCCGGGCGCGATCCCGGGGGGTCCGGCGCGCCGACCGGATCCCGGAGTCAGGCCGGATAGATGCCGCCCAGGATGCGCGGCCCGCGGGCCCCGGTGACCGACGGCAGGTTGCCGGGCAGCCCGTCCAGGGTGCGTCGCGCCAGCCACGCGAAGCCGATCGCCTCCACGTAGTCCGGATCGATGCCCGACGCGCCGCTGTCGAGCAGTCGCGCCGGCGCCACGGCCCGGGCCAGTGCCGCCATCAGCACCGGGTTGTGGACGCCGCCGCCGCAGGCGATCACCGTCGTGGTGTCCGGGGCGTGCCGGCGCAAGGCCTCCGCCACGGTCTGCGCGGTCAGTGCAACCAGGGTCGCCTGGACGTCCTCGGGCGCAGCCCGGGCGGGCAGCCTGGCATCCAGCCAGGCCGGATTGAACACTTCGCGTCCGGTGCTCTTCGGCGCGGGCAGCGCGAACCAGGGTTCGGCCAGCAGACGCGCGAGGAGTTCGCGATCCACCCGCCCGCGTGACGCAAGGGCCCCGTCGCGGTCGTAGGGCTGTCCCGTGTGCCGCCTGGCCCAGTCGTCCAGCAGACAGCTGGCTGGTCCGGTGTCGAAGCCGAGGACCGGTGTCCCGCCGGCCGGCAGCAGCGTCAGATTGGCGATGCCGCCCAGGTTGAGCACGGCCACGTCCTGACCGGCCCGTCCCAGCACCACCGCATGGAAGGCGCTCATCAACGGTGCCCCCTGGCCACCTGCGGCCAGGTCCCGTCGCCGGAAATCGGCCACCACCGTGCAGCCGGTCCGTTCGGCGATCCTGCTAGGGTCGCCAAGCTGGAGGGTGAAGGGTGGGTGTGCGCCGGGCCGGTGCCAGATCGTCTGGCCATGGCTGCCGATCGCGGCCACGGCGGCGGCCGTGATGCCGGCGACCCGCATCAGCGCCAGGGCCGCGTCGGCGAAGCACTCGGCCACCTCGCCGTCCAGGGT from Lysobacterales bacterium includes:
- the radC gene encoding DNA repair protein RadC, giving the protein MRIGDWPDSERPREKLLGRGPDSLGDAELLAVLLGTGIRGVDAVSLARQLLARFGGLRGLLGAAPDTLLASPGIGEGKACKLLACLELARRHLGEDLRRGPALLDPGHSGRYLKARLRDYPYEVFAVLFLDTRHRPIACEELFRGSIDGAAVHPREVVRRALAHNAAAVILAHNHPSGVAEPSDADRLITRRLADALALVEVRVLDHLVIGDGEPVSLAARGWL
- the coaBC gene encoding bifunctional phosphopantothenoylcysteine decarboxylase/phosphopantothenate--cysteine ligase CoaBC, with the protein product MAQSLAGRRILLGVSGGIAAYKAAVLVRALREAGAAVRVVMTANAQRFVGEATFQALSGEPVRSSLWDPQAEAAMGHIELARWADTLLVAPASAGVLARLAHGMADDLLTTLALASTAPLVLAPAMNQAMWAHPATRANVATLRARGAIVLGPDSGDQACGEPGPGRMREPELIVAALATSDQPGATARLAGRHLVVSAGPTHEDLDPVRFLGNRSSGRMGFAVAAAAAAAGARVTLVAGPVALATPAGVDRIDVRSAAQMAEAVGTACMGADAYIGAAAVADYRPLQVAAGKIKKEAGRLELVLERTPDILAGLAGRAQRPLLVGFAAETGDLDRYARDKLAAKDLDLVAGNLVGDGRGFEREDNHLVLFFRDGRRQDLGEDAKEALARRLVVVVADLLEARAGSEP
- the dut gene encoding dUTP diphosphatase; translated protein: MTAIALRILDSRVGRDFPLPAYATPGSAGMDLRACLDAPLSLAPGASALVATGLAIHIADPGLCAVILPRSGLGHRHGIVLGNLTGLIDADYQGPLMVSLWNRSDAVYTVEPGERIAQLVVLPVRQVRFDIVDAFDASARGEGGFGHTGRA
- a CDS encoding phosphomannomutase/phosphoglucomutase codes for the protein MIDPSIFRAYDIRGVVDRQLTRETAYMVGRALGSQVVEHGLDKVCVARDGRLSGPMLSAAVIQGLVDCGLEVIDCGAVPTPVLYFATHEYGTGSGIMVTGSHNPPDYNGFKVMVGGDTLSGPGIQGLRERIEATAFASGRGGVHMVDPLPAYVARIARDIALERPLHIVADAGNGIAGIVAQRLYESIGARVEPLFCEVDGTFPNHHPDPGDPHNLQDLIAEVARSGADLGLAFDGDGDRLGVVTADGEIIYPDRLLMLFARDVLSRVPGGTIIYDVKCTGHLAGEIAQAGGQPMMWKTGHSLIKSRMREVQAPLAGEMSGHFFFKERWYGFDDGLYAGARLLELLARRPESPSRVLAGLPKGVSTPELKIPMAEGEHYAFIARFIGVAQFEGARVSDIDGIRADWPDGWGLVRCSNTTPCLVLRFDADSETALARIQAVFRQQLLALDPSLHLPF
- a CDS encoding DUF4124 domain-containing protein; this encodes MARWPSLSSASAIALHIAVALTASASAWAQQSGKVYRWQDADGNIHYSDRLPAAPDARNRQILNEAGIRVGDLDARPAEVDAEQAERLAGSRRDWALASSYENESELRRAQEERLALLRNGVAMARANIDKLATTLAEQEAHALSVSAGAAVPMAVQQRIEETRRMLDEQREELDRLQRRYVDSIQRQEEELLRYRALTAELEGASDADDD
- a CDS encoding DUF4124 domain-containing protein, translating into MKTITSAPILTLLLLALLAVPATAQSSRVYKWQDEHGNVHYSDRLPSGQEAQNRVQLNHNGVMVHTLDPAPVTAQAAAERQELLRSAQRDVALMVTFQHEGDLRRAHEERLGLLRSSLAIARGNVGRLEAAVTEHERHASSLVEAGQAVPAAVARSLDQARGMLAEQLDDLSRLERRHQDALDMQDAELRRFRELAGTH
- the pyrE gene encoding orotate phosphoribosyltransferase is translated as MLKDHQRRFLDAAIACEALRFGEFTLKSGRSSPYFFNAGRFDGGASLDVLGRCYAQALADAGLAFDMLFGPAYKGLPLATALAIALWRDGGRDVPVAFNRKEAKRHGEGGQLIGAPLRGRVLVVDDVITAGTAIREAVTLIRAAGATPCGVLVALDRQERGQSQLSATEEVRRDLGLPVLAVAGLADLLALARERPDWASRSKALADYQAKWGTPTQL
- the xth gene encoding exodeoxyribonuclease III, encoding MRIVSFNANGIRSAANKGFCDWFRDQAADVLCLQETKAQEDQLADPLFRPDGHHCFYRDAITRKGYSGVAIWSRRQPDEVLTSLGWAPFDDEGRYIEARFGNLSVVSFYIPSGSSGELRQGFKYQVMAWLRPILDGWLRSGRDYVLCGDWNIVRSELDIRNWRSNQKNSGCLPEERAWLNALCADDPDDADAGAGRGWVDSYRVLRPVGQDYTWWSNRGAARANDVGWRIDYQLVTPSLRGRLRDCTIVREPRFSDHAPFLVDYA
- a CDS encoding MFS transporter; this encodes MSALSRWRDRLPAGLRPYAEREPLAALMLGISSGFPYAMIGATLTTRLAQDGIDKRSITAFSLAFLVYNLKFLWAPLVDGVRLPLLGRLGQRVSWLVFAGALVMAAVAWLALLDPSDDLALFALAAVAVGAAGATYDIVIDAYRIETLQPRQLGVGSGMSQYGWRIGSVAAGSLALYVAARSGWGVAYLLCAAFAVPAMLTGLLLGEPVRHRPLSGPGGLAQAWQAVTGPLVEFFRRRGAFLVLLFVLLHKIGDTLANLTLRLLLNDLGFSNDEIATYDVGFGFVAMLAGIFLGGVLYASIGMKRSVLIALVLMAVSNLSFAWLAAVGHSNALLAFTIGFENLSSGIGGVVVVAYLSALCNLAFTATQFALLSAAASVVGRLLTGTTAGALIELLGYVQFYLLTTVVALPGVLLYLFMLRAGLIEESLGNAGRDPGGSGAPTGSRSQAG
- a CDS encoding anhydro-N-acetylmuramic acid kinase, giving the protein MSGTSADAIDAALVEFASGAPRLVAAHGHPWPARVRRRLLAVATGDGAVHLDDLGTLDGEVAECFADAALALMRVAGITAAAVAAIGSHGQTIWHRPGAHPPFTLQLGDPSRIAERTGCTVVADFRRRDLAAGGQGAPLMSAFHAVVLGRAGQDVAVLNLGGIANLTLLPAGGTPVLGFDTGPASCLLDDWARRHTGQPYDRDGALASRGRVDRELLARLLAEPWFALPAPKSTGREVFNPAWLDARLPARAAPEDVQATLVALTAQTVAEALRRHAPDTTTVIACGGGVHNPVLMAALARAVAPARLLDSGASGIDPDYVEAIGFAWLARRTLDGLPGNLPSVTGARGPRILGGIYPA